A single Ignisphaera cupida DNA region contains:
- a CDS encoding dihydropteroate synthase-like protein has product MARILVVTGRLAEPIVRKAVEASKTKHFVEVFVAPIDVAAFMTTEYIANLLRARSIGKDMYDYILIPGLAKGSAKVIENAIGVKAVKGCVNAVDLSELLKLDDLSMLSSEIPADDVIQNMLVERNAKLLNDLEKSIGQCIYVGKLCIPISPPPIRVFSEIPFAHELQNNDLYKRVSYLVESGADGISLGFEALNPRPDDVYRVVRFLKREFDVPIAIDTEIPSEIVKGVEAECDMVINIHLGNIDKVERSVKDIAVVAIPRNPSTNSIPEKVSERVELLSKTVEYLKSRGIENVLADAILDPPSSTFNSMLAFHKFKELHPEIPMFMGIGNVVELIDADSIGANALLVLLAQEIGVSTVLTTEASTKTRGSTREAKIASQMATLSKILGTPPKNLGISLLILKDKKRIETPLEETGVETVIASEEEKQYPLDPMGIFKIAVDHEEGYIKALYIGRKGKILIKGKTAKAIRNEILSRGLISSLSHAIYLGIELAKAEEALKLGKNYVQELPLFQIPKPITSPKHPQS; this is encoded by the coding sequence GTGGCTAGAATACTTGTTGTTACTGGGAGATTGGCTGAGCCAATTGTTAGAAAAGCTGTTGAAGCTAGTAAAACAAAGCATTTTGTTGAAGTTTTTGTTGCACCAATAGATGTTGCTGCTTTTATGACAACTGAGTACATAGCTAATTTGCTTAGGGCTAGAAGCATAGGAAAAGACATGTATGACTATATTTTGATACCCGGACTTGCAAAGGGCTCTGCAAAAGTTATTGAGAATGCCATTGGTGTGAAAGCTGTTAAGGGATGTGTAAACGCTGTTGATTTGTCTGAGCTTCTGAAGCTAGATGATTTAAGCATGTTGTCTAGTGAGATTCCTGCAGATGATGTTATTCAGAATATGCTTGTTGAGAGAAATGCGAAGCTTTTGAATGATCTTGAGAAAAGCATTGGGCAATGTATTTACGTTGGAAAGTTGTGTATACCGATAAGCCCACCGCCAATAAGAGTTTTTTCTGAGATTCCATTTGCTCACGAGCTTCAAAACAATGACTTGTACAAAAGGGTTTCCTATCTGGTTGAAAGTGGTGCTGATGGTATTAGCCTTGGTTTTGAGGCTTTGAATCCAAGACCAGATGATGTCTATAGAGTTGTGAGGTTTTTGAAGAGAGAATTTGATGTGCCTATAGCGATAGATACTGAGATTCCGAGTGAGATTGTTAAAGGTGTTGAAGCTGAATGCGACATGGTTATAAATATTCATCTAGGTAACATAGACAAGGTTGAGAGAAGTGTTAAAGACATAGCTGTTGTTGCTATACCCAGAAATCCATCGACAAACTCAATACCGGAGAAGGTTAGTGAAAGAGTTGAGCTTCTATCAAAAACAGTTGAGTATTTGAAAAGCAGAGGAATTGAAAATGTTTTAGCAGATGCTATTCTAGATCCACCAAGCTCAACATTCAACTCAATGCTAGCCTTCCACAAATTCAAAGAGCTGCATCCAGAAATACCAATGTTTATGGGTATTGGAAACGTTGTTGAGCTTATCGATGCTGATAGCATTGGTGCAAACGCCTTGCTTGTTCTACTAGCCCAGGAAATTGGTGTTAGCACTGTTTTAACAACTGAGGCAAGCACAAAGACAAGGGGGTCAACAAGAGAAGCGAAGATAGCATCTCAAATGGCGACACTATCAAAAATCCTTGGCACACCCCCGAAAAACCTTGGAATATCACTTCTAATACTAAAAGATAAAAAACGCATTGAAACACCGCTTGAGGAAACAGGAGTAGAAACAGTTATTGCATCAGAAGAGGAGAAGCAGTACCCTCTAGACCCAATGGGAATATTCAAAATAGCTGTTGACCATGAGGAAGGCTATATAAAAGCTTTGTACATAGGAAGAAAAGGCAAGATACTGATAAAAGGGAAGACAGCAAAGGCAATCAGAAATGAGATACTGTCAAGAGGATTAATATCATCACTATCACATGCAATATACCTAGGAATAGAATTAGCAAAAGCAGAAGAAGCATTGAAACTAGGAAAAAACTATGTTCAAGAGCTACCACTATTCCAAATACCAAAACCAATCACATCACCAAAACACCCTCAATCATAA
- a CDS encoding dihydroneopterin aldolase family protein: protein MEKSDVAAKYFSPRVSDRERAAFEAGIAIGMAIHQFSGIPIRFEEEARLLEKVIEYAILSQPFKSEARVRISIDIPKDYNPYKYSTLRSRNMDISVVVRYGKAYVKARLRYVPELDYSLAYIEDIGEVDEKEAK, encoded by the coding sequence GTGGAGAAAAGTGATGTTGCTGCAAAGTATTTTTCGCCTAGGGTTAGCGATAGGGAGAGAGCTGCTTTTGAAGCTGGAATAGCAATTGGCATGGCTATTCACCAGTTTTCGGGAATTCCAATAAGGTTTGAGGAAGAGGCAAGGCTTCTAGAAAAAGTTATTGAGTATGCTATTTTGTCTCAGCCATTTAAAAGTGAGGCAAGGGTTAGAATAAGCATTGATATTCCAAAAGACTACAACCCCTATAAATATTCAACTCTTAGATCTAGAAACATGGACATAAGTGTTGTTGTTAGATATGGCAAAGCCTATGTGAAGGCTCGTTTAAGGTATGTTCCAGAGCTTGACTATAGCCTAGCCTATATAGAGGATATTGGCGAAGTTGATGAGAAGGAAGCTAAATAG
- a CDS encoding GTP cyclohydrolase, FolE2/MptA family, whose translation MQMIYKPIYALHKKVRILTLGMRQIPDVQQEQPRMPIPIDRVCVKNLYRRICLKSSQSGRVCLDSKITACIDLPANQRGIHVSRSAESVVESFADIEYRDFAKVENALENLVNVLLNRHGYALRAMAKLETVYLLDYRDEYVGIEDLIPIKILITVKKSRGGEAEFKIGVGLEGMTVCPCAQQVFSHMENIQSVYVPSHSQRAKMLIVVTSNRNTVDIRDVAVAGLKAFSAPLFTILKRVNEYRLVKKAFESPKFVEDVVRQAIYNIYSIIKDKVDDNTRITVKVESFESIHPYDLCAEASYTVNELKKLLEPNS comes from the coding sequence ATGCAAATGATTTATAAGCCGATTTACGCTTTGCATAAAAAGGTGAGGATACTGACTCTTGGTATGCGCCAAATTCCTGATGTTCAGCAAGAGCAGCCGAGAATGCCAATACCAATAGATAGAGTATGTGTGAAGAATCTCTACAGAAGAATTTGCTTGAAGAGCTCCCAAAGTGGAAGAGTTTGCCTAGACTCAAAAATTACTGCATGCATTGATTTACCAGCTAATCAGCGTGGAATACATGTTTCAAGATCTGCAGAATCTGTTGTAGAGTCCTTTGCCGATATAGAGTACAGGGATTTTGCAAAGGTTGAAAATGCTTTGGAGAATCTTGTTAATGTTTTGCTCAATAGACATGGATATGCTCTAAGAGCAATGGCAAAACTGGAAACTGTTTATCTTCTTGATTATCGCGATGAGTATGTTGGGATAGAGGATTTGATACCCATAAAAATATTGATAACAGTTAAGAAGAGTAGAGGTGGTGAAGCAGAGTTCAAAATTGGTGTTGGGTTAGAGGGTATGACCGTTTGTCCTTGTGCACAACAGGTTTTTTCACACATGGAGAATATTCAAAGTGTTTATGTTCCATCCCATAGCCAAAGAGCAAAAATGCTTATTGTTGTTACATCAAATAGAAACACAGTTGATATAAGAGACGTTGCAGTTGCTGGATTAAAAGCATTTTCAGCACCACTCTTCACAATTTTGAAGCGTGTTAATGAGTATAGACTTGTTAAAAAAGCTTTTGAATCACCAAAATTTGTTGAGGATGTTGTTCGCCAAGCCATATACAACATCTACTCTATAATTAAAGACAAAGTCGATGACAATACAAGAATAACTGTAAAAGTTGAAAGCTTTGAAAGCATACATCCATATGATCTATGTGCAGAAGCTAGCTACACAGTAAATGAGTTGAAAAAGCTTTTAGAACCAAACTCGTAG
- a CDS encoding beta-ribofuranosylaminobenzene 5'-phosphate synthase family protein, with product MNNQINCVFVESSARLHLGFYNFFTDGVAYGGLGLAIEKPKIVARVCKSDEPRVVNRTSVDVSDAISHVLSRLGIKNVFVEILEAIPRHVGLGSTTQTMLSIGYAVSKLFGFGYGVEELAVLLGRGRDSGIGMATFKLGGFIVDSGRRVGEGPVEKPASVLDLPKPIFRCDFPRNWSIIVFIPKGRRGFDEKSERKAMDYPQPLPKDIQFELYKLVLLHIIPSIMSNDINTFGKALTKLQIVVGEYFSKYQGGVFCCEESEHIVNAMLKYGAKGVGQSSWGPTVYGIVEDYSKAVEIASKVASDATARGYTITYNVVAARNRGASLVFE from the coding sequence ATGAATAATCAAATCAACTGTGTTTTTGTTGAGTCTTCAGCTAGGCTTCACCTAGGATTCTACAACTTTTTCACAGATGGTGTAGCCTATGGCGGTCTTGGCCTAGCTATTGAAAAACCAAAAATTGTTGCAAGGGTGTGTAAATCTGATGAGCCTAGGGTTGTGAATAGAACAAGTGTTGATGTTTCTGATGCCATAAGCCATGTGCTGTCTAGACTTGGTATAAAAAATGTTTTTGTTGAAATTTTAGAGGCTATACCTAGACATGTTGGACTTGGCTCAACAACACAAACAATGCTTAGCATTGGCTATGCTGTTTCGAAGCTGTTTGGATTTGGCTACGGTGTTGAGGAGCTAGCTGTTCTTCTTGGTAGAGGAAGAGACTCTGGAATAGGTATGGCAACATTCAAATTGGGTGGATTTATTGTTGACTCTGGTAGAAGAGTTGGGGAAGGACCTGTGGAAAAACCAGCTTCTGTACTAGATTTGCCAAAGCCCATATTCAGATGCGACTTTCCAAGAAATTGGAGCATAATTGTGTTTATTCCAAAAGGTAGAAGGGGGTTTGATGAGAAAAGCGAGAGAAAAGCTATGGACTATCCACAGCCTCTTCCAAAAGATATTCAGTTTGAATTATACAAACTTGTTTTGCTTCACATAATACCCTCTATAATGAGCAACGATATCAACACATTTGGAAAAGCATTAACAAAGCTACAGATTGTTGTTGGCGAGTACTTCTCCAAGTACCAAGGAGGCGTTTTCTGCTGTGAAGAATCAGAGCACATAGTCAACGCAATGCTCAAATACGGAGCTAAGGGTGTGGGGCAAAGCAGCTGGGGACCAACAGTATATGGCATTGTTGAAGATTATTCAAAAGCTGTTGAAATAGCATCCAAAGTTGCTAGCGATGCTACAGCAAGGGGATACACAATCACATATAATGTTGTTGCAGCTAGAAACAGAGGAGCTTCGCTAGTATTCGAGTAG
- a CDS encoding flavoprotein, producing MAVAWCLTGGGAYLREVVDYMVKIKRETNAKVTVFFTKWGYEVARIFGVLQKIRLVAGGGYYEEILVGDEGMYYIGRLNRRRYSVVVIAPATSNTIAKIVHGIADSVASAIFSQAVKSGVPVVVLPTDMPNEKGVVVTETPCYIDRNICLYTKCGRCSAQEACSVKAIKIVDGLPRIDLGVCIGCGVCVHSCIYGAVKCWEKVELRPRETDLRNIELLKKIEKTYVVSSPEQLYKTVKRIVFGGD from the coding sequence TTGGCCGTTGCATGGTGTTTAACTGGTGGTGGAGCCTATTTGAGGGAGGTTGTTGACTACATGGTTAAAATAAAGAGGGAAACAAATGCCAAGGTAACTGTGTTCTTTACTAAGTGGGGTTATGAGGTTGCTAGAATTTTTGGTGTTTTGCAAAAGATTAGACTTGTTGCTGGTGGTGGATACTATGAGGAGATTCTTGTTGGTGATGAGGGCATGTACTACATTGGAAGATTGAATAGAAGAAGATATAGTGTTGTTGTTATAGCTCCTGCAACAAGCAACACAATTGCTAAGATTGTTCATGGTATTGCGGATTCTGTTGCTTCTGCAATTTTTAGTCAAGCAGTTAAGAGTGGAGTGCCTGTTGTGGTTCTTCCCACGGATATGCCAAATGAGAAGGGGGTTGTTGTAACTGAAACACCATGCTACATCGACAGAAATATTTGTTTGTATACTAAATGTGGTAGGTGTAGTGCTCAGGAGGCTTGCTCTGTAAAAGCTATAAAGATTGTTGATGGCTTACCAAGAATAGATCTAGGTGTTTGTATTGGCTGTGGGGTTTGTGTTCATAGCTGTATTTATGGAGCTGTTAAGTGTTGGGAGAAGGTGGAGCTGAGACCAAGGGAAACTGATTTGAGGAATATAGAGCTTTTGAAGAAAATTGAAAAAACATATGTTGTTTCATCACCTGAGCAACTATACAAAACTGTTAAGAGAATTGTTTTTGGTGGTGACTAG
- a CDS encoding DUF1464 family protein, translating into MVFEAKRVVGIDPGTKSFDVVCVEGSRVVYEKSIDTVELVKKPELLIDAVNEVGADYVVAPSGYGVPVTRGDEVFDAEKFTIEILLLSSEEDIRRGFELGEIGAQVYVAMAKLAKHIVGSYGSRVFFIPSIVLLPTIPFYRKLNKIDMGTADKLAATFIAIHTFAKDKGIDYSDVNIIVAELGYGYNAAIAVENGEIVDAVGGTTASIGTLTAGSLDLEIVAHAGKWERWDVFYGGIFHFAKAYDLNIFVKAYENSEEPLASLFTSFVEGIAKDIAKVKTVFKNPKKVETIVLTGRHSKVPLVVKLLREYLPDMEIRPCGMLEGASISKEAGQGYAAIGEGLAGGYFSKLVKHMGIDKACGTVADYVAHPRAEEFKNNLVKRYKELVKNPRLCK; encoded by the coding sequence ATGGTGTTTGAGGCTAAGAGAGTTGTTGGTATAGATCCTGGCACCAAGAGCTTTGATGTTGTTTGTGTTGAGGGTTCGAGGGTTGTTTATGAGAAGAGTATTGATACTGTGGAGCTTGTTAAGAAACCAGAGCTTCTTATTGATGCTGTTAACGAGGTTGGTGCAGATTATGTTGTTGCACCATCTGGCTATGGAGTACCTGTTACAAGAGGGGATGAGGTTTTCGATGCTGAGAAATTCACTATAGAAATTCTTTTGCTTAGCAGTGAAGAGGATATAAGGAGGGGTTTTGAGCTTGGCGAGATAGGTGCTCAGGTATATGTTGCTATGGCTAAACTGGCCAAGCATATTGTTGGTAGCTACGGTTCAAGAGTTTTCTTCATACCATCAATTGTTTTGCTACCAACAATTCCATTTTACAGAAAATTGAATAAAATTGATATGGGTACTGCAGACAAGCTTGCAGCAACATTCATAGCTATACACACATTTGCTAAGGACAAAGGCATTGACTATAGCGATGTGAATATAATTGTTGCTGAGCTTGGCTATGGATACAACGCTGCTATAGCTGTTGAAAATGGTGAAATAGTTGATGCTGTTGGTGGAACAACAGCATCTATAGGAACACTAACAGCTGGTTCTCTCGATCTCGAGATTGTTGCTCATGCTGGTAAGTGGGAAAGATGGGATGTGTTCTATGGAGGTATATTCCACTTTGCCAAAGCCTATGACCTAAACATTTTTGTTAAAGCCTATGAGAATTCTGAAGAGCCTTTAGCATCACTATTCACATCATTTGTTGAGGGCATTGCCAAAGACATTGCAAAAGTGAAAACAGTTTTCAAGAATCCAAAGAAAGTTGAAACAATTGTTTTAACTGGTAGACACAGTAAAGTGCCTTTGGTTGTGAAGCTTTTGAGGGAGTATCTACCAGATATGGAGATAAGGCCTTGTGGAATGCTAGAAGGAGCTTCTATAAGCAAAGAGGCTGGGCAAGGCTATGCAGCTATTGGTGAAGGTCTTGCTGGTGGCTATTTCTCAAAACTTGTTAAGCACATGGGCATAGACAAGGCTTGTGGAACTGTTGCAGATTATGTTGCTCATCCAAGAGCTGAGGAATTCAAAAACAATTTGGTTAAGAGGTATAAGGAGCTTGTTAAAAACCCAAGGCTATGCAAATAG
- a CDS encoding DUF447 domain-containing protein, translating to MALESNINSALLELGFSENTYAETVALFLWNSNKHVMALGLRFRNGFLYSRVFKGSKMYEVLRSSEKAENIQCIVCISSNPVLFYNAVLNKSEVLKCFENLECFKSFCDASIETVVANSIVSDEFVEVFLKPIKIGIYRRIPRVFTRASAAIIEALVWYTKMVFADESRRREYLNRILMLRDVVYRSSLNKVYREIIDDVVVHAQSYVS from the coding sequence ATGGCTTTGGAAAGCAACATTAACTCAGCTCTTCTCGAGCTTGGTTTCTCGGAAAACACATATGCTGAGACTGTAGCACTTTTTCTGTGGAACAGTAATAAACATGTCATGGCGCTGGGTCTGAGGTTTAGAAACGGTTTTTTGTATAGCAGAGTATTCAAAGGATCTAAAATGTATGAGGTTTTGAGGAGTAGTGAAAAAGCTGAGAATATTCAATGCATTGTCTGCATATCCTCAAACCCTGTGCTATTCTACAATGCAGTACTCAATAAAAGTGAGGTGCTTAAGTGCTTCGAGAATTTAGAGTGTTTTAAAAGCTTTTGCGACGCCTCCATCGAAACTGTTGTCGCTAATTCTATTGTTAGTGATGAATTTGTTGAGGTTTTTCTAAAGCCTATTAAAATAGGTATTTATAGGAGGATTCCAAGGGTTTTCACAAGAGCTTCTGCAGCTATTATAGAGGCTCTTGTGTGGTATACTAAAATGGTTTTTGCTGATGAGAGTAGGAGAAGAGAGTATTTGAATAGGATACTGATGCTAAGAGATGTTGTGTATAGAAGTAGTTTGAACAAGGTCTATAGAGAGATTATAGATGATGTTGTTGTGCATGCTCAAAGCTATGTTAGCTAA